The Ignavibacteria bacterium genome has a segment encoding these proteins:
- a CDS encoding T9SS type A sorting domain-containing protein → MTSFTTNGGSTWSAPKQVNNPPQRCAGGDISTNKQGHVFICWAGVTSVSPFSEVHVGVASSSNGGIDWNVKEKAFDVSGIQGVLSSKQNIRVNGLPRIAVDNSEGIRSGWIYIVTSEKNLSPAGNDPDIILRRSTDSGNTWSAGIRVNQDPVNTGKTQFFPAIHVDDNGGVNIIYYDDRNTTNDSSGVFLSRSTDGGDTWIDYEISDHNFKPAPIGGLGQGYQGDNIGLTSSRKILWPVWMDNSTGIYQVWSTKIDLTRLSINDEIQIEDFMLFQNYPNPINSSTRIEYSVSRSEKVKLKVYDLLGREIITLVDEVKPSGKYEIEFNASNLPSGVYLYSLTAGKFSSTKKLVVIK, encoded by the coding sequence ATGACTTCTTTTACTACAAATGGCGGATCAACGTGGTCAGCACCAAAGCAGGTAAACAATCCTCCGCAAAGATGCGCAGGAGGAGATATTTCAACTAATAAACAAGGACACGTATTTATTTGCTGGGCTGGAGTGACGAGTGTTTCTCCATTTAGTGAAGTGCACGTTGGAGTTGCATCTTCATCAAACGGCGGGATAGATTGGAATGTAAAAGAAAAAGCGTTTGATGTAAGCGGAATACAAGGAGTGCTTTCCTCGAAACAGAATATTAGAGTAAATGGTTTGCCGAGAATTGCTGTTGATAATTCAGAAGGGATTCGGAGCGGTTGGATTTACATCGTTACTTCTGAAAAGAATTTATCACCAGCCGGTAATGATCCGGACATAATTTTGAGACGATCTACGGATAGCGGTAATACTTGGTCGGCAGGCATTCGAGTCAATCAAGATCCAGTAAACACTGGCAAGACTCAATTCTTTCCTGCAATTCATGTTGATGATAACGGCGGTGTAAATATTATCTATTATGACGATAGAAATACAACTAACGATTCGTCAGGTGTATTTCTTTCCCGATCAACAGATGGCGGGGATACTTGGATTGATTATGAAATAAGTGATCATAATTTCAAGCCTGCTCCAATTGGCGGACTTGGCCAAGGTTACCAAGGTGATAATATTGGATTAACATCTTCAAGAAAAATTTTGTGGCCGGTTTGGATGGATAATTCGACGGGAATTTACCAAGTTTGGTCAACGAAAATTGATCTAACTCGCTTATCTATTAATGATGAAATCCAGATTGAAGATTTCATGCTCTTTCAAAATTATCCTAATCCGATCAATTCGTCTACTAGAATAGAATATTCAGTATCAAGAAGTGAGAAAGTAAAACTAAAAGTCTACGATCTATTAGGAAGAGAAATTATAACTCTCGTGGATGAAGTAAAACCAAGTGGGAAATATGAAATTGAATTTAATGCATCTAATTTACCTTCGGGAGTTTATTTGTATTCGTTGACTGCAGGAAAGTTCAGTTCGACAAAAAAACTTGTTGTCATCAAATGA